In Bombus vancouverensis nearcticus chromosome 12, iyBomVanc1_principal, whole genome shotgun sequence, the genomic stretch ATGgatgttgaggttgttgttgaGGTGAATATGgatgttgaggttgttgttttgGTGGATATGgatgttgaggttgttgttgaGGTGAATATGgatgttgaggttgttgttttgGTGGATATGgatgttgaggttgttgttgaGGTGAATATGgatgttgaggttgttgttttgGTGGATATGgatgttgaggttgttgttgaGGTGGATATGgatgttgaggttgttgttttgGTGGATATGgatgttgaggttgttgttttgGTGGATATGgatgttgaggttgttgttgaggttgttgttgaGGTGGATATAGAGGTGGATATTGAGATAGATATTGAGGTGGATATGGATGTTGAGGTTGATGTTGAAATTGAGGTTGATGTTGAGATTGAGATTGAGATTGAGATTCAGGTCCTGGCTCAGTGGATTTCATAGACTCATCCCTATCAGGAGATCCATGTCGTAACTCAAATTCATATTCAGATTCAGGTCGAGAACTACATGGAGGTCTATAGTTGGGATCTTCATCAAAGTACATTTTCAGAGGAGATAGAGTTCGAATATCAACGTCGGCTGGTAGTTTGTCAGACGTAGATTTAACATAATATATGGGTTGGGGGGGTTTGGGGGTTTCTGGGAATGGTATGTTTAGTACTACATGAGCTGCAAATGGACATTCCCCAGttggaaataatttatattccgGCACAAATGTTTCAACATCTTTGCTTCCTTCATCTTGATCTGTTTCTTGTACATCACCCTTATCGCCCTTATTGCCCTTATCGCCCTTATCGCCCTTATCGCCCTTATCGCCCTTATCGCCCTTATCACCCTTATCACTCTTATCACCCATGATTGAATTTAAcctttaaacattttttttaattttctcctTTATAAcaagaaaatagaaatttatttagaaaaaaaaaaagaataagtcTGTATCATTGTAATAAAAAAGTCTATCTTTTATTAATGCTGTGATGAATAAAAAAGACGcttattttacatatatcacatatgcaatataaataaaagcaaattaatttttcaattattaatattaataagagacaaatatttttattaaaaacctACAACTTTTCTCTGAATACATGTTTCATTTCTAATTTATGAAAACGATATTGTCGTCCCAAAAGTTCAAAACACGAACttagaaaaataattcaaatatacaTGTTTAAGTTTATACAGCCGATAGTACTTCAAGGTTAAATAAGAACCGAAACCAAAACTTCTGATACTTGAccaagataataataaaaaaaaggagcGATATATCAATTTCACAGAATATAATCAATATAGAATTTACGTACACATATAGTATTTTGCAATAAAGATAAGTAAAAAATGTTACAAACAAAAGCCGCAACAAAGCAACATCACCATATTGGCGGCAACGTGGTCGCGTAAatttatacataaaaaatacCTTCTAATTCAAAACAAATGATACATtgcaattataaaataatagcaaattggcAATAAACAATTAAACGAACTAATGAGAAATTGTCTAATTTTAATATTGTATCAATATATAAATCAATATATAAACCTTGTAATTAAATCTACTAACTGAATCTTGTAATTAAATCTACTAATTAAATCTTGTAACtaaatatcataataattatGATCGTATAATTGTAatcttgtaaaatatatttgtcaTATGATTTctctaaatttatttaaataaatacgcTAAATTGTATTCAGAAAGTTGAAAATGTTTGCATAACGTCGGTATTGCAACTATTAAGTCTTTATAAACTAACGTTTAGGAAGTCGGTAATTTCAGCAAAAAATATTAGTAAAGTgttgaattaattataaaaaaatatcttaCGGTATACGAcgaatttagaaaaaaaaatcggcTACCGGATAATTTAATTAACACGCAATTAAATCGAAAACTGCAGACTCGATGTTGGAAAACACAAAACATACGAACTTGACCTAACGAAACCAAATTGTAAATAACGCATGCGTGCTAAGACAAAAATTGAAATCCTAAATCTGTACAGTACTGTAACAAGTAAAACATTTTTTGGatattctcttatttttctACATTACTATAAGAATTGAATGCTATAGAAATTTAAAGACGGTGGTTACGGAAAAACAATTCtagtatgtattttttattaaagataCTATATAGACATTTATTTTATGATAATATAACCTTTTAAGAAATTTGTTCTTATTTGCATATGTTGATACGTGAATGTAACTGCTCAATGCGCATGCCTCACATAGAAGCCAAAAGAATTATGGGTAATTTCTTGCTACTTTACTTTAAAAACATCGACATACATACGTGTTTAAAAAAGTATACATATTCTATTCGTTCATGAAATTCACTATACCAATGAGACATTTTGATAACATAACCAACCataagaaacaaaataattaaaattttcttccGTTTTTGGTGAAATTATCAAATGAAAGGAGAGATAAAAAAAGAACTAAAATACGTTCATTTTTAACAAACTTAACCTTTAAGTTTGTATCATTTGTATATTAATaagaatatattagtaaaaaatgggaaaacaaaaGAGACAAAGAAGTAAACCCCATAAGCAGAATCCTACAGGACTTGTGTCTGTCAAGGATTTTGAGAGTGAAGAGATTGAAAATGTTACGAATGAAGATCGGGAACGTGCTCTACAGAGAGTATACGAAGAGGTTATCTTACATAAGATATTACTgctctattttttaatatataaaattaactgcgaatttattaatgttACAGATAAAGTCTGTTAATGTGGAGGAAAAATTATCCGGATTGCAAGCAATTGAATTGATGTCATGCAATTCAGCACTTGCTGTGCAGATTGCAAAGAGTGAAATTGCTAAATTAGTTGGCCCACTACTTGTCGATGAGAATGTACTTGTAAGAGCTTGTAGTGCAAGTGCTTTGAGGTATATAGCAGATAATGGAAAAACAGAAGCACATAGAAGTTTATTGAAAGATGATATTATGACTCCACTGTGTACTTTGTTGACGCAAGTAAGTTTAAAAGAATGtttatttctttctattctattctattctattctatcctATTCTATAATATGGActaatgttttttaaataatttgtagTATTATACAAATTGGCAACCAAAGGTTGATCATAATGGGAAAGGCAAGACAACTGATGAAAGAGAAGCTTTTATCCAAGCAGTCACATTACTGTGGACGCTATGTGAACATAGTGAATTTGCTATAAAATGTTGTAACAAAGATGATATTGTTTCTATTCTGACAAAATTTTTTGATATCACTTCCTATGGCATAGAAATTGCAACAGTTACAATGCAATGTTTATTATCTTTATCAGAAAATAATCCTATTGCTGCTAGAAAGCTTCAGAGCTGTGAAAATATGCTTATTCAGCTGTTAAATGCAGAAATAAAGGATACTACTATTTCTGAAGTAGTATGTTTTAAAACTGCCCTAAGCGGTTTATTGATTAATCTGACTAGTTATAcggaaaataattctataattgtAGTATGCGAAGTGATAAATGTACTTTCTAATACACTTTCTATTGATTGTAAACAGTTATTATCCAATTTGACTTCAATTTTACCTCATGAAAAAAATGCTTTTTCAAGCAGTGCAAAGAAGAAGGTACAAGAAAACCGAAGGATTTTTGGTGCACAGCAACAAGCACTAGAGATTTTAGCCAACTTATGTTCAGAAGACCAAGAAAATGAGAATGAATCTGATTTGGAAGATTCAGATTGTGAGACTGGAGGTATAGATGATGTTTGTATggataataaattatacaaaatctTCTCTCTCCCACTAGAAGTAGTGGAAGTATTTAATACTTGTAACATAGTAAGTAAAGTATGGGATAAAACTAGATTTGTGGATGAAGATACAATAGAAATATTACAACAAAATAATGAAGGAAAGGACATCTTAAAACAAGTTCATAAACTAAAATGTACAGCTTATTTATGTTTAAATAACTTGATGTCAAGTTTAGAAGTCGATGTACTTGGTGgtatggaaaatatatataggtaCAGTACCCAAAATTTAATAACAAACAATAGTCAAATTGttggaataaaattatttaatttgtgcTCTTTTTAAGATTAGAATGTGGATGGACATTGGAACAGTTGTCTTCAAAGATACAAACCCAAATGATATTGAACTATTGGAGTCTGCTACATCAGCTATGAGAGCAGCTATTCAAAGGCTATCAAAAGAAGAAGCAAAAATTTTTAATCGGTTAACACTGGCTGACGTTCAACCAATGATAAACGGAGAGCGTCAATGTCCAAATACGAACGTCCGCGTGAATTTGATACGAACATTAGGTACTTTAGCTTTGATTTTAATGAACAATGATACTCCCGAAGCTCACGAGTTAATTAAGGTAAGATTAATAGATTTCTATTGGGCTAAACAATAAATGATCTCttacattaatattttttcagCACGTGTCTATGTTTTTATTAGACATTTGTAAGACGGAGTTGTCAGTTTGGATCATGGCAGAATCCTTAGATACAATAATGGATATATATGCAGAAGACGATAGCGATCAGTTAGCAagtgaaattaaattagtaGAAAAATTACACGTCCTGGCACCACTTTTTAAGAACAAGGTACGATTCTGCTTTCAACTTGAATATTTAAAACTATAGAATTCACACATCCTGAATTCGTGGttactattatattttatttatagatgaGACAACAAAGGAAAAATTTAGGAGACAATGTTGCAATAGTGTCTACAGTGAATACAAATATCATGAGGTTCATAAGgtacaaagaaaaaagaattcgaGATCTTTAGAAacctttttgttttcttttctttttttttatacattaatattgttttgtaaattatatatactAGTACATTAATGtactaaattaatatttacaatttgtaACAATAAAAGCTTTCTCTATCTCGAATCAACCAGTGATTAAATTTCATCGTCCTCGAGAAAAATCAATCATACAAATAGAGGCAAAAAGTTCTGAgttcttttaaataaaattatcaacaTGCGTTTCTCGTAGAGAAGGAATAGCACAGACCTAGTATAGTTTTCAGACTTTATTCCACATCAATAAATAACAAAACTGTTAAATAAACAAGAAATAGCTATGATCACATAATTTATCAAGGCTTCTTCTCTGTAGTAATAAGGTTCCAAATATGTGTAACCTTTTGAAGTATCTCGAAGAATAACATACTCCGCTCAAGAAACATTGCAAAACTAATCCTGTCCTATAGCTGTCTAGAAACCAGATTTCATGTGACAATTACACCTAAGACATACCTAAAGATACTTCAAACTatcagaaaatattttaaagcgTTAAATAAAGGCACATGTGTACACAGTGTTTATACAGTCTTTGAAGATACATATCGACTAAAATCAACAGAGATACATATTCTTCTGTTCAATTTAGAGACTGAAAAGATTGCACAATTCCCTACAAGAATTTACTGTTCAAAATACAAACTTTAAAAAGACTTCCCTCTGGTCGATTCGAGGTTCCTTCTAGTTTCATTTGAAATTATGGTAGGTTGAGAATCGTTCCGAGTCAAAGCACTGTGCCTTCTGGGTTTTGGAATCGGATTCACATCTTCAAGAATCTCCGGTTTTTGTCTTATGGGCTCAGAAATGTGAAGCTCAATAACTTTTATTGGCTCTCTAGGCGCTATTGTAGGAACAGGCGAGTCGTTTAGTCTCACCACGTGAATGTCTTTCTGTTCCCTTGGCAATTCCTTAAACTCTATTTTAATTGCATCTTTGTCGTTCTCGTTATCCACCATATTTTGGAAGAAATGCCTACGGTTCTCCTGAATCGAGTGTCTCACATTTTCCTGCAAATTATTCCTCTCATTCGACGAGTCCTTAGAAGCATTTTTCGTTTCTAATGCCTTTATTTGCTTTTCGATTTTCTCTATCTCATCTTTCACAGAGAAACTGCTGCTTCTGGACAACGAACTAGAAGAACTTTTCCTTCGCAGACAGACATTATCTAACTCTGACAATGAATTCACTTGGTCAATGTCTttaattatttctatattttcctgaGAAGCTCTGCGATACTCAACTTGAATTTCTTCTCCATCCTTCTTAACAGGTTTCTTAAAGTCTTCTTTCTGAAGAATCTTTTGATCCTCTGAAGTCGAGCTTTTTCgttctgctatctctatttctACAACATCTTTTGGTTCTTTCTCGGTGCAAGTGTTCTCTTTATTTAGTATCTCTGTATTAATTTCCACAACTTTTGTCGAACTATCTTTTGTTGCAGCTTCTTCGGATGGTTGTGCGCCTTTCGGAATCGACACTTCCGATTTTTCTTTCACTTCGCTAAGTTTCTCGTCTAAATCCTTACtcttttttgtcagatcatctaTGTTCTCAGTAGCCCTCGCTATGTCCATTGGTTCCACTATCTGTAGTTCTATGTTAACCTCTTCAGGAACCTTCTACAAAACATGCAACGAAAGATAAGGATTTTAATAATGTTCTAATTAATTCT encodes the following:
- the LOC117154989 gene encoding uncharacterized protein LOC117154989 produces the protein MSQSRRPSISIHDYPEHLNPFSDDITNAQPYFYHDAKTKDSKHKFWTFGRSRKKRSNSFSIKGTWNGLFGKRKDDKLEAQEKRSTITTVSSTYKREPCIKPIPVPQRVPTKDQQEFDEALGTLARRRKYTLDNSSSRYSSSLTVNGDPARLYDGSPQETTTSIMGDLTPKPPARRFGQTSPKPTDKLPALNFENESPRENGSVTLREKVQERTPVPPLRRFGNRSSQRTNANTLDPEEEASRSGDVTICDENENVPGDYMFKRYSQDAVRKSNLSINSCVSVGSTMSTHGRKKRRAPQPPRRPENMETNEKVPEEVNIELQIVEPMDIARATENIDDLTKKSKDLDEKLSEVKEKSEVSIPKGAQPSEEAATKDSSTKVVEINTEILNKENTCTEKEPKDVVEIEIAERKSSTSEDQKILQKEDFKKPVKKDGEEIQVEYRRASQENIEIIKDIDQVNSLSELDNVCLRRKSSSSSLSRSSSFSVKDEIEKIEKQIKALETKNASKDSSNERNNLQENVRHSIQENRRHFFQNMVDNENDKDAIKIEFKELPREQKDIHVVRLNDSPVPTIAPREPIKVIELHISEPIRQKPEILEDVNPIPKPRRHSALTRNDSQPTIISNETRRNLESTRGKSF
- the LOC117154990 gene encoding HEAT repeat-containing protein 3, which produces MGKQKRQRSKPHKQNPTGLVSVKDFESEEIENVTNEDRERALQRVYEEIKSVNVEEKLSGLQAIELMSCNSALAVQIAKSEIAKLVGPLLVDENVLVRACSASALRYIADNGKTEAHRSLLKDDIMTPLCTLLTQYYTNWQPKVDHNGKGKTTDEREAFIQAVTLLWTLCEHSEFAIKCCNKDDIVSILTKFFDITSYGIEIATVTMQCLLSLSENNPIAARKLQSCENMLIQLLNAEIKDTTISEVVCFKTALSGLLINLTSYTENNSIIVVCEVINVLSNTLSIDCKQLLSNLTSILPHEKNAFSSSAKKKVQENRRIFGAQQQALEILANLCSEDQENENESDLEDSDCETGGIDDVCMDNKLYKIFSLPLEVVEVFNTCNIVSKVWDKTRFVDEDTIEILQQNNEGKDILKQVHKLKCTAYLCLNNLMSSLEVDVLGGMENIYRMWMDIGTVVFKDTNPNDIELLESATSAMRAAIQRLSKEEAKIFNRLTLADVQPMINGERQCPNTNVRVNLIRTLGTLALILMNNDTPEAHELIKHVSMFLLDICKTELSVWIMAESLDTIMDIYAEDDSDQLASEIKLVEKLHVLAPLFKNKMRQQRKNLGDNVAIVSTVNTNIMRFIRYKEKRIRDL